A single Lactuca sativa cultivar Salinas chromosome 8, Lsat_Salinas_v11, whole genome shotgun sequence DNA region contains:
- the LOC111914246 gene encoding UPF0496 protein At1g20180 — LALLGRNKKQLASSFVSETDVSKEYLEAFRTKSYMEICDKMESYIGFENESYSSSSSIRDHYIHQCDILAEPQKEAMDNLANTYDIDHCLLLDFFDAGSESWKICEKLLHSIHQENVNRLSIARIIKLSEKVPKSGQRTRIYKELALYSSLENPLSDFSLEMFPKINNHLKLLLKRLTTNQVRLKRKRALIMCMKKAMGCALVASYTVLAVALLVLAFHGLIGIVVSAGLISCFLGLTRKANTTKKGLKTSELKRVGLLLDVAAKGIYTLIKDFDTIGSLVRKLHNEVEFGRTMASKCVENLKSDVLEEVLREFGVHESRFKEQMEELKDHIYLCLLNVNRSRRLLVKEIMPVVAKVFEDL, encoded by the coding sequence TTGGCTCTTTTaggtagaaacaagaaacaactTGCGAGTAGCTTTGTCAGTGAGACGGATGTTAGCAAAGAGTATCTGGAGGCATTTAGGACGAAATCATACATGGAGATTTGCGACAAAATGGAAAGCTACATAGGCTTCGAAAATGAATCATATTCATCTTCATCCTCTATTCGTGATCATTATATTCATCAATGTGACATACTAGCTGAACCACAAAAGGAAGCCATGGATAACCTAGCCAATACCTATGATATTGATCACTGCCTACTCCTTGACTTCTTCGATGCTGGTTCAGAATCATGGAAGATATGTGAAAAACTTCTGCACTCTATCCATCAAGAAAATGTTAATCGTCTTAGCATCGCAAGGATCATAAAGCTTTCCGAAAAGGTTCCAAAAAGTGGTCAACGCACTAGAATATACAAAGAACTCGCCTTGTATTCGTCTTTGGAGAACCCTCTATCGGATTTCAGCCTAGAAATGTTCCCCAAAATCAACAACCACCTTAAACTCTTGCTGAAGAGGTTAACCACAAATCAGGTAAGGTTAAAAAGAAAGCGAGCACTCATCATGTGTATGAAAAAAGCCATGGGTTGTGCTCTTGTAGCTTCGTATACAGTGTTAGCAGTTGCACTGCTTGTTCTTGCATTTCATGGGTTGATTGGGATCGTAGTATCTGCAGGGTTGATCTCTTGTTTTTTGGGTTTAACTAGGAAGGCAAACACAACCAAGAAAGGTCTCAAAACGAGCGAGCTTAAGAGAGTTGGTTTGTTACTAGATGTGGCTGCAAAAGGGATTTACACATTGATCAAGGACTTTGATACGATAGGTTCGCTTGTACGAAAATTACACAATGAAGTCGAATTCGGGAGGACAATGGCTAGTAAATGTGTAGAAAACCTAAAGTCCGATGTGTTAGAGGAAGTACTGAGGGAGTTTGGAGTCCATGAGAGTCGCTTCAAGGAACAAATGGAAGAACTTAAGGATCATATTTACTTGTGTTTGCTCAATGTTAATAGATCAAGAAGGCTCCTGGTGAAAGAGATAATGCCTGTAGTTGCAAAAGTATTTGAAGATCTTTAA
- the LOC111914290 gene encoding UPF0496 protein At1g20180 has product MKFSGIKLSFMRFIGKHMNKQSPGSFGKEILDVNEEYMKAFRTQSYLDICDKVQNHITFDNGSSSSSIHTHYIHLCDIFLEPQTEAIAKLAKTFNLHHLLLDFFESGLQAWIICEELLESIHQVNTNHHKVKRLIKLAQRVPSSTKVYEELASYSSMVNPLSDFTPEKFPKIHINHKHLLNKLTTNHTRITRKRKVLICLKKCGGFALIASYTVLAITLIVLACHGLVVTLASPGLIACFLGLFKTKKGLKTSELKRVGSQMDVAAKGIYTLIKDLDTMCWLVGRLHDEVEFGKVIARKCVGRKFDLLEEVVREFRVHDSCFLEQKEELEDHIYLCLLNVNRSRRLLVDKIMPTSQN; this is encoded by the exons ATGAAGTTTTCCGGGATCAAGTTATCTTTCATGAGGTTCATAG gtAAACACATGAATAAACAATCCCCAGGAAGTTTTGGCAAAGAGATATTGGATGTTAACGAGGAATACATGAAGGCATTTAGAACACAATCATACCTAGATATCTGCGATAAAGTTCAAAACCACATAACATTCGATAATGGATCCTCTTCATCATCCATTCACACTCATTACATCCATCTATGTGATATCTTTCTCGAACCACAAACTGAAGCCATAGCCAAACTTGCCAAAACCTTCAATCTCCATCATCTACTCCTTGATTTCTTTGAATCTGGATTACAAGCATGGATCATATGTGAAGAACTTCTCGAATCCATCCATCAAGTCAACACAAACCATCATAAAGTCAAAAGGCTCATCAAGCTAGCTCAAAGGGTCCCAAGTAGCACAAAAGTATACGAAGAACTCGCTTCATATTCATCCATGGTGAACCCTCTATCCGATTTCACCCCAGAAaagtttcccaaaatacacatCAACCATAAACACTTACTAAACAAGTTAACAACAAACCACACAAGGATTACAAGAAAGAGAAAGGTTCTCATATGTTTGAAAAAATGTGGAGGCTTTGCTCTCATAGCTTCATATACGGTTTTAGCCATCACACTGATAGTTCTCGCATGCCATGGTTTAGTTGTGACATTAGCATCCCCGGGTTTAATCGCGTGTTTCTTAGGCCTATTCAAGACTAAAAAAGGGCTTAAAACAAGTGAGCTCAAAAGGGTTGGATCACAAATGGATGTTGCAGCAAAAGGTATTTACACATTGATTAAAGATCTTGATACAATGTGTTGGCTTGTTGGAAGATTACATGATGAAGTTGAATTTGGAAAGGTGATTGCTCGAAAATGTGTTGGAAGAAAGTTTGATTTGTTGGAGGAAGTGGTGAGGGAATTTAGGGTTCATGATAGTTGCTtcttggaacaaaaggaagagcTTGAAGATCATATTTACTTATGTTTGCTTAATGTTAATAGATCAAGGCGACTCCTAGTAGATAAAATAATGCCCACATCACAGAATTGA
- the LOC111914291 gene encoding uncharacterized protein LOC111914291: MTTLNPDPAANQESQVPAVVKDNLVAIDGEGDDGEKELHELLLPNVNDLPLSPPSAIEFNFVTYFAPDFMKPEHDQYIYRHANGLCVIGLASGHVAFKDEGGITSVDFNVGKSNRSEIKVTGKRKRNAQHFESNTALCKVCTNNGFYIVRCCIKGSLLEVNERLIKQPELLNSSADREGYIAILMPKPTDWIKAKDSFITLEEYKKLRQF, translated from the exons ATGACAACCCTAAATCCCGACCCTGCTGCCAATCAAGAATCGCAAGTCCCGGCAGTTGTTAAAGACAACTTGGTAGCCATTGATGGTGAAGGAGACGATGGAGAAAAAGAGCTGCATGAGCTTTTGTTGCCAAACGTCAATGATCTCCCCCTCTCTCCTCCTTCTGCAATTGAATTCAATTTCGTCACTTACTTCGCTCCTG attttatGAAGCCTGAGCATGATCAATATATTTATCGCCATGCAAATGG GTTATGTGTTATTGGATTAGCTTCTGGTCATGTGGCCTTCAAGGATGAAGGAGGAATCACTTCTGTGGATTTCAATGTTGGAAAATCCAATAGAAGTGAGATCAAGGTCACAGGGAAACGCAAAAGG AATGCACAACATTTCGAGTCCAATACAGCCTTATGTAAAGTATGCACCAACAATGGTTTCTATATTGTGAG ATGTTGTATAAAAGGCTCTTTGTTGGAAGTAAATGAGAGGTTAATAAAGCAGCCAGAGTTGCTGAATTCATCT GCAGATAGAGAAGGATACATTGCTATTCTCATGCCAAAACCAACCGATTGGATCAAGGCCAAAGATTCATTCATAACCTTAGAAGAATACAAGAAGCTTAGACAGTTTTAA